The Silene latifolia isolate original U9 population chromosome Y, ASM4854445v1, whole genome shotgun sequence sequence GATCTCTCTTGGCATGATTAATGCGTGTCTCGGTCTTTATTATTCTatttgttttatgtcttttctcgtctttttgatgatgtcaagagggggaagaaaatgaCCGTGAcataagtatttgcctaagcttgctccttgctagaatctttaatctcttaagatccttagatgctatactttgtatataagtggattgttcttgcattcaactgactatgacttttatagtattatgttgagggagaacttacacttagtcacaaatcgtaagagacttgtcatcatcaaaaagggggaatttgttggaccatattgATGTATTATTAGTTTTGATAATGGCAAATGTGTACTTaatattatatatactcttgaTCGTAATCATTTTtttagtctttaatagattgattaaagtttacaatttaagcaagtaatgttatagcaaccttggctataacattgaatatttgtgaagcatcgttcaagtaatgttatagcggcttgagctataacattgaagaatcttaaagcgtcatagtaactgtaacaagtttcaagtatgatgatcactcaagcaaaaggctcgatcaagtctataacaaggtcaagatgaagagcttatgatcaagataaagagatgatcctaccactgaagatctccaagaagattagctagtataggacatcGTCTAATAGCGGTATCTTAAGAAGTAATATTGGGaagttaaagttatagctatttcacctataacatTACTTACCAAGCTTAAGGTTTTAGCCATATTtactataactttgggttgcattttaaaggcacgattttaatagttttaaaatcatttttcaaaaaataaaattcttcaaatatgTTTCTAAATCATGTGTGTATATGATAAAGATGAAATACGATTTGCTTAGAATGAATAATTAACGTTTTCCTATTGGTTAGCAAAATGACTTATGAGtcatcatgctacctagggtttgcaaaattatctaaacctaaccctaatctgCTCCTCGATATTTTGACCTAGGGTTTTGGCTAAGATGGGCTTATAAGCCATGTGGATGCCGAGTTAACTCCCTATGCAAGTAAATATTATTAGGTCAAATCCATAATATATTGCTATAAGATATTTTCATATCTTATCAATTATATTAGATTTACTTTAAttacttaatcaaaatatttaGTAGATTAAATTAACAAGAGATAAGATTTGTTTTTATGAGACAAACTACCATGCCTCACGGCACACTTAGGGTTCCGACCAAAACCCTAGTttctctcttctactatataTACGTATGATGATTCATTGATCCACACAAGCTTTTCGAATATTAAAATTCCTTGCAATCAAATTGAGTTTAAATTCTAATCGAGTATTTTTGTTTTGCACTTGTAAAttctttacgaaaagtcgtgctctttaatttgcgtattaattcttaaggttacgttataacataatagtacttcatattgtttctactCGTTCAATTTGGTGAACACCTAGAAGAACAATctagtgctttcttagtaacttaagatagtcaaaaccgaatatcttgtgatattcaaattgagttattgctagagttagttatacaagtgggttgataattttgtaatccagaAAAAAGGTACttaaattattaatcgagaatagtggacgtaggcttcaacGTGTGAacctgaaccacttcaaatatcatgtgtccttgcaattttctttattgttcatttcattacgtatataaatcgtttagttaattagttaaagtttaatcaataaactttaagtaattaattatttagatataaaataaaaagtggccATAAGTCTTAAATACTCAAttcagccccccccccccccccccatctcGAGTATTTCGACTTGGATAGACTCTTCATAGGGGCATAACGTAATGGTCCAAGAGGAGGTCAACCCCAATCGGGGCCGTACGTATCCGGTCATTTTGTCTTCAATTCCTGATTAATTGCTTGAGGGATCCAATGTTTGCAATAAATGTCCCTTAATGCCTCCGGTTAATGCTTCATAATTGTGCCTAAGAGCATCCAAAGGAGTATCCTAAGCTTGGTATTCTCTTCATAAGTTTGGACTTCTTTTGGGCTCTTTTGTAAGATCATTTTGCATTATCAAGCCATATCTCATACAAGCTTGCTTAGGCTTGGAAACACACTCTTCCATGGTTGTTTTGGTCCTTGTCATTTGATAATTTTCTACCATGGTCCATCTTGCTTccacttagcttagtgaacttggtacTTGCTAAAATGACGAGAAAAAGCATCCATGTGCCTCATTCCTACAAAATGCGATAAAATACAAGAaacacacctagaacacaagattagctcacaaatatactaattaaagtattgATATGCaatcaaaaccgagctaaaatgaggggtggaagtatatataagatgaacacatcaaactctcccaagctaaactcttgcttgtccccaagcaagaacccATATCCCATTaattgcaatatcctaaaacaagctaagcataatgattcaaaACCCGAGACAACATGGGCAAAAGGAATAATGCAAAAACTTAGATGAGATTTACACTATGGCGTAGCATGAAAGACATTCAAcaaacctttaagctcttgcgtGATCTTTTGACTAATGGACTCTCATGATGCACTCAAACTCATTTGTATGTGAAAGGACATTTTGTTTCTATGATTGTTCAGCAATGCCGAGACAAAAGCATAAAAACCCTAGAACTAGTAGAGGAATTAGAATAATAACTAATAATATTACGCAAAATCCAAAAAATACACCAAATAATAGTATTACGCCTAATAATAGAATTTATGGATCGAGATATCAGGTGTTGGATCCTAATGATGATGGTCTTCTGGCTATTCCTCGGTTGGAAGGGCACGCTCAGGGTTCAAGCTCTGGTATCTGTCCATTCAATCTTCATAGTGGGATGGATTCGATTGAGGAGGAGTCTTCAGACGATTGTAGTGACTGGACGGAAGTTTCGTACCAGCCGCAGTCGCCTGAGTCTTCAAGGGTAAGTCGTCTCCAACTGTCTGATACTGATGTTGAGAATGAATTAGCATATTGGTCCACGGCTGTGTATTGCTATGTGATAGGAGCTAACCCACCGTTTAAAGTTGTGGAAGGGTTTGTTAAACGGGTATGGGGATAAACTGAGTATGATCAGATTTCTTTTCACTCTAATGGTATATTTCTTATTCGTTTTAAAACTGAAGCGATGAAGGTGAGGGTATTACAATCAGCACCTGTGTTTTTTGACAACAAACCAGTGGTAGTCAAAGAGTGGACACCACCAGTTAAGCTTGTTAGAGAAGCACTAAATGTGGTACCCATCTGGATTAGGTTTTATGGCCTTCCATTGAAGTTTTGGGGGAATGCCCTGAATAAGATTACAGGACTGGTTGGGGAACCTATTCGTTGTGATAGTAACACCTTACTCAAAACGTTCATTGGACATGCTAGGAATATGGTTGAGGTTAAAATGGGAGAGAATCTACCTGATGTGATTGAGTTTACTAATGAATTGGGAATTGATCATAGGCAGATTGACCATTATGAATGGAAACGTGTCATTTGCCCTGAATGTGAAGGGCTTGGTCACTTTGTAGGGATTGTAGGAAAAAACAGGCTAATGGGAAGGGTAAGATCAGGAAGCAATGGGTACCTAAACAGAAACCACAACAATCTCCTAAACCAGCTACTGATACTGTAGTAGTCATTCCTGATCCTGATCCACTAGTAACCCCTATGAGTCAGGAGATAGCTTCCATTGTGCCTACTAGACTGGTTACTCCAATTCCTGTTTCTCTTACTCCATTCTCTTCTGCTAGGATACTTACTAGGTTGACTAGGCAAGGAGGGACTCAAGTAGGGACTGGAGGGAGAAGTTTTATGGAGGTCCTTGAACACTCTGTGGAATATAGAAAAGTGATTCAGGTGGATTTGGGAGGGGAACAACTAAGCATTGAAAATGGGTAGCATTGGATTTTGGAATGTACGTGGGATGAATAATATGAATAAGCAGAAGGATATTAGATGGTTTCTACACTCTAATAATGTAGGTCTTTTTGGTTTAATTGAAACTAGGGTTAGGAGTTGCTCTATTAATAAAGTACATCAAGGCTTGGGTTTACACTGGGCTATAGTGAATAATAATTGCTGTCTTGAGGGAGGGAGAATCTGGCTTATTTGGAATGCTATACACTATAATGTTGAGGTTCTTAACAAAGTTGCTCAAGTTATAAATGCTCGTGTTACTTTTTTGCCTACTGGGGAGGTTTGGTGGCTCTCACTGGTATATGGGTTTAATAGACTAGCTAAGAGAGTGACATTGTTGCAGGCTCTTACCCATATGAAAACAATGGATACTGGGCCCTGGGTAGTCATGGGGGACTTTAATACTGTATTGGCTATGAATGAGAGAATTAGTTCTGAGGTCTCAGATGCTGAGGTGAGGGACTTTCAACAATGTATTGATGAGTGTGAGATTAGAGATATTCCTGCTCATGGTGCTTATTATACCTGGAACAATAAGCATGAGGCTGGGGACATGGTATTCAGCAGGATTGACCGAGCAATGGTTAATGATGAATGGCTACTGCAGTTTCAGGACACTATTACTATGTTTCACCCTAAGGGGTTATTTGACCATTGCCCATGCACAATGGTTCTGAATTTTGAGGGTGGATATAGGAAAGGAAGTTTTAAATATTTCAACATGTGGGGAAAGGATTATAAGTTTATACCTGTTGTCAAGAGGATTTGGGAACAGCAGGTGGCTGGCTTCAAAATGTTCCAATTTGTGAAGAAATTGAAGGCTTTTAAAAAGCCTCTAAAAGATCTTAACCATTCTTCTTACTCCAATATTGAAACTACCACTAAAGTTGCTCTGATGCTGTTGCACAATGCTCAGAGAAAGCTGCATCTTGATCCCTCCAATTTTAGTTTGCAGCAAGAGGCTCATAATGCTACTCTAGTCTATCAAGAGAAGCTTTCTTGCTCAGAAAGCTAAGGCACAATGGCTTGATGAAGGGGATGATAACACCCATTATTTTCATAATGTTATTAAAGCAAGAAGACTGCATAATAGAGTGTTAAGTATTTTGGATATGGGAGGCATTAAGCACACCTCTGCCAGGGCCATTGAGGAGGCCTTTGTGGAGTATTACAAGAAGCTTTTGGGGTCCAGCAAATCTGTCCAGATGGTTCATGTCCCTACTGTCAGGATGGGGAGGTTGGTTACTGAAGCTCATTGTCAATTGTTGATAGCTGAGATTACTGCTCAGGAGATTTATGATGCCTTATACTCTATCCCTACATTAGAAGCTCCAGGACCTGATGGGTTTAGT is a genomic window containing:
- the LOC141632943 gene encoding uncharacterized protein LOC141632943, which codes for MNKQKDIRWFLHSNNVGLFGLIETRVRSCSINKVHQGLGLHWAIVNNNCCLEGGRIWLIWNAIHYNVEVLNKVAQVINARVTFLPTGEVWWLSLVYGFNRLAKRVTLLQALTHMKTMDTGPWVVMGDFNTVLAMNERISSEVSDAEVRDFQQCIDECEIRDIPAHGAYYTWNNKHEAGDMVFSRIDRAMVNDEWLLQFQDTITMFHPKGLFDHCPCTMVLNFEGGYRKGSFKYFNMWGKDYKFIPVVKRIWEQQVAGFKMFQFVKKLKAFKKPLKDLNHSSYSNIETTTKVALMLLHNAQRKLHLDPSNFSLQQEAHNATLVYQEKLSCSES